One region of Methanobacterium formicicum DSM 3637 genomic DNA includes:
- a CDS encoding NTP transferase domain-containing protein, translating into MKGVSCIITAAGKNRRMREDLQSRGMEIKHKLLLEIKDEALISFTVKKALQTGADECIVVLGHFMDELYPTLNEIHDSRLRIIENLDVNVELSQTVLNGVVNSRYDYCLCLAGDQPTVTQKTMENLINQLLNSSEPENTISILARGKTGYLDSAKGLGMPFACHSSLLKRYLKGEDDNLNPILRRMVADGVALYAVPEENELELVNINRYDDYILVRDRINE; encoded by the coding sequence ATGAAAGGAGTATCATGCATTATAACTGCAGCCGGCAAAAACAGACGAATGAGGGAGGACCTTCAAAGTAGGGGAATGGAGATAAAGCATAAATTACTTCTTGAGATCAAAGATGAAGCTTTAATAAGTTTCACAGTTAAAAAGGCCTTACAAACAGGGGCAGATGAATGTATCGTTGTTTTAGGTCATTTCATGGATGAATTGTATCCTACATTGAATGAAATACACGATTCACGACTGCGTATCATTGAAAACTTGGACGTGAATGTGGAATTATCCCAGACAGTTCTAAATGGAGTGGTTAACTCCAGATACGATTACTGTTTGTGTCTGGCAGGGGACCAGCCCACAGTAACCCAAAAAACTATGGAAAATCTCATCAATCAACTTTTAAACAGCTCGGAACCTGAGAATACGATTTCCATCCTGGCTCGTGGGAAAACAGGTTATTTGGATAGTGCTAAGGGTTTGGGAATGCCTTTTGCCTGTCACTCCTCATTATTAAAACGTTACCTTAAGGGTGAAGATGATAACCTGAATCCTATCCTGCGGAGAATGGTAGCAGATGGAGTGGCATTATATGCTGTGCCTGAAGAAAATGAACTGGAACTGGTCAATATAAATAGATATGATGATTATATTTTAGTTCGGGATAGAATTAATGAGTAG
- a CDS encoding DUF169 domain-containing protein, giving the protein MSEQDTCGCESGEYYLISQKLIENLGLKRSPVAIKFILDEKDIPEGIPKSDENMRHCEFVFKASSGDIFYATSNEQQCKGGAAALGLMEAPEKIKTGEFYYGLGRFSSVGAARKTMEDIPKIDPIMYALAYAPLEKANFDPDVIVVIGNPAQAMKLSQALVYTMGGRVEADFAGIQSICADSVAGPFLRRRPNITLGCSGSRQYSDIKEDEVVIGLTGENIGCVVNALEKI; this is encoded by the coding sequence ATGAGTGAACAAGATACGTGTGGTTGCGAATCAGGGGAATATTATTTAATATCACAGAAATTAATTGAGAATCTGGGCCTTAAAAGATCTCCAGTTGCCATTAAATTCATTTTAGATGAGAAAGACATTCCCGAAGGTATACCTAAATCAGATGAAAATATGAGGCACTGTGAATTTGTTTTTAAGGCCAGTAGTGGGGATATTTTTTATGCAACATCTAACGAGCAGCAGTGTAAAGGTGGAGCAGCAGCACTGGGACTTATGGAAGCTCCTGAGAAAATAAAGACCGGTGAATTTTACTATGGGCTGGGTCGTTTTTCCAGTGTTGGTGCTGCCAGAAAAACCATGGAAGACATACCCAAGATTGACCCCATAATGTACGCCCTGGCTTATGCTCCATTGGAGAAAGCTAACTTCGATCCAGATGTTATTGTAGTTATAGGAAACCCTGCTCAGGCAATGAAACTCTCACAAGCTCTTGTATACACCATGGGTGGTAGAGTGGAAGCGGACTTTGCAGGCATACAATCCATATGTGCTGACTCTGTTGCGGGTCCATTCCTACGTCGCAGACCCAACATCACCCTGGGGTGCAGCGGCTCTCGCCAGTATTCCGATATAAAAGAAGATGAGGTTGTAATTGGTCTTACTGGAGAAAACATTGGCTGTGTGGTTAATGCTCTGGAAAAGATTTAA
- a CDS encoding geranylgeranylglyceryl/heptaprenylglyceryl phosphate synthase — protein MKVEEYLRESLKKGKVHLTLLDPEEQDPEKALEIATEAVAGGTDGIMLGGSTTDSQDLDATAKILQENLEVPIILFPGNTTGVSTYADAIFFMSLLNSTNPYWIIGAQALGSPKIKKIGIETIPMGYVIVQPGGTAGWVGDAKLIPRNKPDIATAYAMAAEFLGMRLFYLEAGSGAEQIIPDEMIQKVKMFTNHMVLVGGGIRTGEDAKKVAQAGADIIVTGTVVENTSNIKEKISEIVEGIKTI, from the coding sequence ATGAAAGTTGAAGAATATTTAAGAGAATCCCTGAAGAAGGGGAAGGTTCACCTAACCCTTCTTGATCCAGAGGAACAGGACCCTGAAAAGGCCCTGGAAATTGCTACAGAAGCGGTTGCTGGGGGTACTGATGGTATTATGCTGGGTGGATCCACCACCGACTCCCAGGATCTGGACGCAACTGCAAAAATACTCCAGGAAAACCTGGAAGTTCCCATCATCCTGTTCCCAGGTAACACCACCGGGGTGAGCACTTATGCTGATGCCATATTTTTCATGAGCTTACTCAATTCAACCAATCCTTACTGGATTATTGGTGCACAGGCACTGGGCTCTCCAAAAATTAAAAAGATTGGAATCGAAACCATCCCCATGGGATACGTGATTGTCCAACCGGGTGGAACTGCAGGATGGGTGGGAGATGCTAAATTAATCCCCCGTAACAAACCAGATATTGCCACAGCTTATGCCATGGCTGCAGAGTTTTTGGGAATGAGATTATTCTATCTGGAAGCAGGTTCCGGGGCAGAACAGATAATTCCTGATGAAATGATTCAGAAGGTTAAAATGTTCACCAACCACATGGTACTGGTTGGTGGAGGTATACGAACTGGTGAAGATGCAAAAAAAGTAGCTCAAGCTGGTGCAGATATCATAGTAACCGGGACCGTGGTGGAGAATACTTCCAACATCAAAGAAAAGATTTCTGAGATTGTAGAAGGAATAAAAACTATTTAA
- a CDS encoding 50S ribosomal protein L40e: MARFEEAENRIFKIKICLKCNARNPPTAKTCRKCGYKGLRFKAKEPRG, translated from the coding sequence ATGGCTAGATTCGAAGAAGCAGAAAACAGAATATTCAAGATCAAGATTTGTCTCAAATGTAACGCTCGAAACCCACCAACAGCCAAGACCTGTCGTAAGTGTGGATACAAGGGCTTGAGATTCAAAGCCAAAGAACCAAGAGGATAA
- a CDS encoding DUF367 family protein: MPHKVVIYHAEQCDPKKCTTRKLAKLNQIQMVSRLNQIPRGALVLDPFSTKSVSPEDHELVVKKGIVGLDCSWKRIDKSSAMFRGTSTHRSLPFLVAANPTNYGKPCILSTAEAVAATLYIVGLKDNAIQIMSHFKWGPHFLELNHELLEAYSQARSSREVVDIQNEFIGG, encoded by the coding sequence ATGCCTCATAAAGTAGTTATATACCACGCAGAACAGTGCGATCCAAAAAAATGCACCACTCGTAAACTGGCCAAGTTGAATCAGATCCAGATGGTCAGCCGTCTTAACCAGATACCACGAGGGGCTTTAGTATTGGATCCCTTTTCAACAAAGTCAGTGTCACCAGAAGACCATGAGTTAGTTGTTAAAAAAGGTATTGTAGGGCTTGATTGCTCATGGAAGCGGATTGACAAGTCATCGGCCATGTTCAGGGGCACTTCGACCCACCGTTCCCTTCCTTTCCTGGTGGCGGCCAATCCCACCAACTATGGTAAACCATGTATACTGTCCACTGCTGAGGCTGTGGCAGCAACCTTATATATAGTGGGGCTTAAAGATAATGCTATTCAGATTATGTCCCACTTCAAGTGGGGACCTCATTTTCTGGAGCTTAATCATGAGCTCTTAGAGGCTTATTCCCAGGCTCGTAGTAGCAGGGAAGTTGTAGATATTCAGAATGAATTCATAGGAGGCTAA
- a CDS encoding VWA domain-containing protein, whose amino-acid sequence MKLKTLKKDEQAVESQEEEVDVKKLLKIKGKKKKRLYGKRIDSKTQKGRYIKSKLPKDPSGDIAIDATLRAAALGSHGEINVKSEDLRHKIRKHGAKASIVMVVDISGSMFSDRKANRLKGILNTVIEDAHRHQDRISVIGFKGQEAEIIIPTTSRATSFREQVDNIQVGGTTPLAAGMKKGLEILKKEKLKEEFVPLLIVLSDGMPNIGLEEGPLKDALKIAEEIKEKEIHTLVINFEQSVRYGHEINMELALAAGGRYYDLEELKNPGMVMARILDNERENI is encoded by the coding sequence ATGAAACTTAAAACACTTAAAAAGGATGAACAGGCTGTTGAATCCCAGGAAGAAGAGGTTGACGTGAAAAAACTCCTTAAAATTAAGGGGAAAAAGAAAAAACGTCTTTACGGTAAGCGAATTGATTCAAAAACTCAAAAAGGTCGTTATATTAAAAGTAAACTTCCCAAGGACCCTTCAGGGGATATTGCAATTGACGCAACTTTAAGGGCAGCAGCTCTGGGTTCTCATGGTGAAATTAATGTTAAAAGTGAAGATTTGCGTCATAAAATCCGTAAACATGGTGCTAAAGCATCTATTGTTATGGTGGTGGACATCAGTGGGTCCATGTTCTCTGATCGCAAAGCAAACCGGTTGAAGGGAATTTTAAACACTGTTATTGAGGATGCACATCGCCATCAGGACAGGATAAGTGTTATTGGATTTAAGGGACAGGAAGCAGAGATAATTATTCCAACTACCAGCAGAGCTACATCCTTCCGTGAGCAGGTGGACAACATCCAGGTGGGAGGAACAACTCCACTGGCGGCAGGGATGAAAAAAGGTCTGGAAATTCTTAAAAAGGAGAAATTAAAAGAAGAATTTGTACCACTACTCATTGTACTTTCGGATGGTATGCCTAATATTGGCCTGGAAGAGGGGCCCTTGAAAGATGCCCTTAAAATTGCTGAGGAAATAAAAGAAAAGGAAATACACACACTGGTAATTAACTTTGAGCAATCAGTGCGTTATGGTCATGAAATAAATATGGAACTGGCCCTGGCTGCAGGGGGACGTTACTATGATCTGGAAGAGCTGAAAAATCCAGGCATGGTTATGGCACGAATACTGGACAATGAACGAGAAAACATCTAA
- a CDS encoding ATP-binding protein → MRLLKNLIFPFSAIVGQEKVKKALVLNAINPSIGGVLIKGDKGTGKTTAVRALADLLPPLKVVKGCPFNCDPDDPTSFCDSCKMDESGEIQVEEKKMRVVELPLGATEDRVVGSINIEKALKEGMKALEPGILADANRNILYVDEINLLDDNLVDVLLDAAAYGINTVEREGISLVHPSNFILVGTMNPAEGELRPQLSDRIGLQISVQSILDIDDRVKIMQRRESFEKDPNTFREEFQKYQNQILENIIKARKLLKEVEVSQDMMKVIAQLCVDMGVDGHRADIAILKTSKTLAAYYKHHEVEYIDVEEATALVLGERFHKKSLDEDKIKKQIKNAVNEISDEENKGDDKKKPQNK, encoded by the coding sequence GTGAGACTATTGAAAAACCTGATTTTCCCATTTTCAGCTATTGTTGGTCAAGAAAAAGTTAAAAAAGCCCTGGTATTGAATGCAATCAACCCATCGATTGGTGGGGTGCTTATTAAGGGTGATAAAGGAACTGGAAAAACCACGGCAGTAAGGGCTCTGGCAGATCTTTTACCTCCATTAAAAGTTGTTAAAGGGTGTCCTTTTAACTGTGATCCTGATGATCCAACCTCTTTCTGTGATTCCTGTAAGATGGATGAATCCGGAGAGATCCAGGTTGAGGAGAAGAAAATGAGGGTGGTGGAACTACCATTAGGCGCCACTGAAGACAGGGTAGTGGGGTCAATTAACATTGAAAAGGCACTAAAAGAGGGAATGAAAGCATTAGAACCAGGTATACTTGCCGATGCAAACCGTAACATTTTGTATGTTGATGAAATAAACCTCCTGGATGACAACCTGGTAGACGTGTTATTAGATGCTGCTGCTTATGGAATAAACACTGTGGAACGTGAGGGCATCTCACTGGTCCACCCTTCCAACTTCATACTGGTGGGAACTATGAATCCAGCTGAAGGAGAGCTCAGACCGCAGTTATCCGATAGGATAGGTTTGCAAATTTCGGTTCAAAGCATCCTTGATATAGATGACCGAGTTAAGATCATGCAAAGGAGAGAATCCTTTGAGAAAGATCCAAACACCTTCCGGGAAGAATTCCAGAAATATCAAAACCAGATACTAGAAAATATTATCAAAGCCAGGAAACTCCTCAAGGAAGTTGAGGTTTCACAGGATATGATGAAAGTAATAGCTCAACTCTGTGTAGATATGGGAGTAGACGGTCATCGTGCGGATATTGCTATTTTAAAGACATCAAAAACACTGGCAGCATATTATAAACATCATGAAGTTGAATATATTGATGTTGAAGAGGCAACAGCTCTGGTTTTGGGGGAAAGGTTCCATAAAAAATCATTGGATGAGGATAAAATAAAAAAGCAAATAAAAAATGCTGTAAATGAAATTTCTGATGAAGAAAATAAAGGGGATGATAAAAAAAAGCCCCAGAACAAATAG